A stretch of the Capsicum annuum cultivar UCD-10X-F1 chromosome 10, UCD10Xv1.1, whole genome shotgun sequence genome encodes the following:
- the LOC107843899 gene encoding mitochondrial carnitine/acylcarnitine carrier-like protein, which yields MGDIAKDLTAGTVGGAAQLIVGHPFDTIKVKLQSQPTPLPGQLPKYSGAIDAVRQTVAAEGARGLFKGMGAPLATVAAFNAVLFTVRGQTEAFLRSEPGVPLSVNQQIVCGAVAGTAVSFLACPTELIKCRLQAQGALASIGSAAVAVKYAGPMDVARHVLRSEGGVTGLFKGLFPTLAREVPGNAAMFGMYEAIKQYIAGGTDTSELGRGSLIVAGGLAGGSFWMSVYPTDVIKSVIQIDDYKNPKFSGFFDAFKKILASEGVKGLYKGFGPAMARSVPANAACFLAYEMTRSSLG from the exons ATGGGTGATATAGCCAAAGATTTAACAGCTGGGACTGTAGGTGGAGCAGCACAATTGATCGTTGGTCACCCTTTTGATACCATAAAGGTCAAGCTTCAAAGCCAGCCTACTCCACTTCCAGGGCAGCTTCCAAAATATTCTGGTGCTATAGATGCTGTCCGGCAAACAGTAGCTGCGGAAGGTGCCAGGGGGCTCTTCAAAGGCATGGGAGCGCCGCTTGCCACTGTGGCAGCCTTTAATGCTGTGCTATTCACAGTGAGAGGTCAAACAGAGGCGTTCTTGAGGTCTGAACCTGGAGTCCCTCTTAGTGTGAACCAACAAATTGTTTGCGGGGCTGTTGCTGGAACTGCTGTGTCTTTTCTTGCTTGCCCGACTGAGCTTATAAAATGCAG ATTGCAAGCGCAGGGTGCATTGGCTAGTATAGGCTCAGCTGCTGTGGCAGTGAAATATGCAGGGCCAATGGATGTAGCAAGACACGTTCTTCGATCTGAAGGAGGCGTGACAGGTCTCTTCAAGGGCTTGTTTCCCACCCTGGCACGTGAAGTACCCGGAAATGCTGCTATGTTTGGCATGTATGAAGCGATAAAGCAGTACATTGCAGGAGGCACAGACACTTCAGAGTTGGGAAGAGGCTCTCTTATTGTAGCCGGTGGCTTGGCTGGCGGTTCCTTCTGGATGTCCGTGTATCCAACAGATGTCATCAAGAGTGTAATCCAGATCGATGACTATAAAAACCCAAAGTTCTCTGGCTTTTTCGATGCTTTCAAGAAGATCTTGGCATCGGAGGGTGTTAAAGGCCTTTACAAGGGCTTTGGACCTGCTATGGCCCGTAGTGTCCCTGCAAATGCTGCATGTTTCTTGGCGTATGAGATGACTCGTTCTAGTTTGGGATAA
- the LOC107845170 gene encoding glycosyltransferase-like At2g41451 translates to MKRNNIIKFFMVTSNVIVGTNIQSFLGDAVLVAIPNTQIRNTKFVGRGLRLRVTDCSVVVKKGSRSPVFHLFRRIAGGVNRKRRLGFTISITTSTSAGLEQILPWLFYHKVIGVSNFFLFVEGKAASPNVSKVLESIQGVRVIYRTKELEDAQAKSRIWNETWLAGFFYQPCNYELFVKQTLNMEMAIVMARKAGVDWIIHLDTDELLHPAGASEYSLQRLLADLPEDVDMVIFPNYESSVERDDVKEPFSEVSMFKKNFDHLPKDTYFGNYKAATRGNPNYFLTYGNGKSAARIQDHLRPNGAHRWHNYMKSPKEIKLEEAAVLHYTYPKFSDLTSRRDRCGCKPTKEDVKKCFMLEFDRAAFIIASTLTEEEMLRWYREHVVWTDKALTRKLIKKGILTRIYTPMSIIQVLKESGVFASAIASSNRDIIKEESLSSTGNRNASGYPHTTDTFPRKMGRILEPHATRKKFLEFNETDHPAIPPESPPGMDRIHLDKIPSEH, encoded by the exons ATGAAACGAAATAATATCATCAAGTTCTTTATGGTAACAAGCAATGTCATCGTTGGGACTAACATACAGAGTTTCTTGGGTGATGCAGTACTCGTTGCCATTccaaat ACACAAATACGAAACACGAAATTTGTGGGTCGTGGATTGCGGTTACGGGTCACCGATTGCAGTGTCGTTGTAAAGAAAGGGAGTAGATCGCCGGTCTTTCATCTATTTCGCCGAATTGCCGGTGGTGTAAATCGAAAACGACGCCTTGGATTTACT ATATCAATCACTACAAGTACGTCCGCTGGCTTAGAGCAGATCTTACCTTGGTTATTTTATCACAAGGTTATCGGTGTATCGAACTTTTTCCTGTTTGTTGAAGGAAAAGCTGCATCCCCCAATGTATCTAAAGTGCTAGAATCCATTCAA GGAGTAAGAGTTATATATAGAACAAAAGAGCTAGAAGATGCACAAGCCAAAAG TCGGATTTGGAATGAAACTTGGCTGGCTGGATTCTTCTACCAACCATGCAACTACGAGTTGTTTGTTAAGCAGACTCTTAACATGGAAATGGCCATCGTCATGGCAAGG AAAGCTGGCGTGGACTGGATAATTCATCTTGATACTGATGAGCTATTACATCCAGCTGGAGCTAGTGAGTATTCTTTACAGAGACTTCTGGCAGATTTACCCGAAGATGTTGATATGGTGATCTTTCCTAATTAT GAGAGCAGTGTCGAGAGAGATGATGTGAAAGAACCTTTTAGTGAA GTCTCGATGTTCAAGAAGAATTTCGACCATCTCCCGAAAGACACCTACTTTGGTAACTACAAGGCAGCAACTCGTGGTAATCCAAACTACTTTTTGACTTATGGAAATGGCAAATCTGCTGCGCGAATTCAAGATCATCTTCGTCCTAATGGTGCTCATAGATGGCACAACTACATGAAAAGCCCAAA AGAGATCAAACTGGAAGAGGCTGCTGTTCTGCACTACACATACCCCAAGTTTTCAGATTTAACTTCACGACGAGATCGTTGTGGATGTAAACCTACAAAAGAAGATGTGAAAAAATGCTTCATGCTAGAATTCGACAGAGCT GCTTTTATAATAGCTTCAACTCTGACGGAAGAGGAAATGCTTCGCTG GTACCGTGAACATGTTGTTTGGACAGATAAAGCACTCACCCGGAAGCTTATCAAGAAGGGCATACTGACACGCATATATACTCCTATG TCCATCATACAGGTTTTGAAGGAATCTGGCGTTTTTGCTTCTGCTATTGCATCAtcaaatagagatatcataaaaGAAGAGTCTTTATCTTCTACCGGAAACAGAAACGCTTCTGGATATCCTCATACTACTGATACTTTTCCGAGAAAGATGGGTCGTATACTGGAACCTCATGCAACAAGAAAGAAATTCCTGGAATTTAATGAAACTGATCATCCGGCAATTCCACCCGAATCACCTCCTGGCATGGATAGAATTCACCTAGACAAAATACCCTCTGAACATTGA
- the LOC107844698 gene encoding UPF0481 protein At3g47200-like: protein MEGHTGQQEDLFADIDKKTDDQAYSDGEVASCTTDGNEIVNITVIADPILQAESMPRRGYTYSWRRRIQKVLPLLKMDEYNRHEYDPKVVSLGPYHHGKPELQLAEDFKHIALEMFVSGSSKDVAYFYNKILEVVDNARSCYVDGSTDKYNDHEFTLMMLLDACFIINHIELSTSDRYNKLRTTRHHLGMLALSTTVRDMFLLENQIPFWILKLLISLRYDKDEGEELLEMFLNFTLFGDYEQKGEMSYNHVEEPLHLLEAFRTRLVSQQSEVRNFHRTCTPQWLKRKKSISNDRVNMKSYIHSFRSVTDLKAKGIYFKPSCTHSLKDIKFKSRYFYGQLVLPTWYVSIYTKAFFLNMIAYEMCPNTVTDRAVTSYVYFMKSLIESPMDVKELREKQILFNMLGSDEEVARMYKEINTYGVNNAHIFYNVKEKIQEHYNNKAKTWIAELIHTYFRSPWTALALLAATFLLCLTFTQTYFTINPNPRS, encoded by the coding sequence ATGGAAGGACATACAGGACAACAAGAGGACTTATTTGCTGATATTGATAAAAAAACAGATGATCAAGCATATAGTGATGGTGAAGTAGCATCATGTACAACAGATGGGAATGAAATAGTGAATATTACTGTCATAGCTGATCCAATCTTGCAAGCAGAATCTATGCCAAGAAGAGGTTATACATACTCGTGGAGAAGGCGAATACAGAAAGTTCTACCTCTATTGAAGATGGATGAATACAACAGGCACGAGTATGATCCGAAAGTAGTTTCATTAGGACCTTACCATCATGGTAAGCCGGAGCTGCAGCTAGCGGAGGACTTCAAGCATATAGCCCTTGAAATGTTTGTTTCCGGTAGCAGCAAAGACGTAGCTTATTTCTATAACAAGATACTAGAAGTTGTTGACAATGCAAGAAGTTGTTATGTCGATGGCTCTACAGACAAGTACAATGATCATGAATTTACTTTAATGATGCTTCTTGATGCCTGCTTTATTATCAACCACATCGAGCTCAGCACATCGGACAGGTATAACAAACTCAGAACCACCAGGCACCATCTTGGAATGTTGGCGTTATCAACAACTGTTCGCGACATGTTTTTGCTTGAGAACCAAATCCCTTTTTGGATCCTGAAGCTCTTGATCAGCTTACGATATGACAAAGATGAAGGAGAAGAATTACTCGAGATGTTCTTGAATTTCACCCTATTCGGTGATTATGAACAGAAAGGAGAAATGAGTTACAACCATGTAGAAGAGCCTCTCCATCTTCTCGAAGCATTTAGAACACGGCTTGTATCACAACAGAGTGAAGTCAGGAACTTTCATCGTACGTGCACACCTCAATGgctaaaaaggaagaaaagtatCAGCAATGATCGCGTTAACATGAAAAGTTACATACACTCCTTTCGTTCAGTGACAGATCTCAAAGCGAAAGGTATTTACTTCAAGCCTAGCTGCACTCATTCACTGAAGGACATAAAGTTCAAATCACGATACTTCTATGGGCAACTTGTACTTCCAACCTGGTATGTTTCTATCTACACGAAAGCATTCTTCTTGAACATGATAGCCTACGAGATGTGTCCAAATACTGTAACTGATCGTGCTGTGACATCATACgtgtacttcatgaaatcactAATCGAGAGCCCAATGGATGTCAAAGAACTACGCGAGAAACAAATACTATTCAACATGCTTGGTAGCGATGAGGAAGTGGCAAGAATGTATAAAGAGATCAACACATATGGAGTGAACAACGCACACATTTTCTACAACGTGaaggaaaaaattcaagaacactACAATAACAAAGCGAAAACATGGATAGCTGAGCTGATACACACTTACTTTCGGAGTCCATGGACTGCTCTAGCATTACTTGCAGCTACCTTCTTGCTTTGCTTAACGTTTACGCAAACCTATTTTACGATAAATCCCAATCCCAGATCATGA